In Nitrosarchaeum koreense MY1, one genomic interval encodes:
- a CDS encoding DUF5679 domain-containing protein, producing the protein MTIGYCVKCRDKRDIEGAKPYTMKNGKPALKGTCPKCSTAIFRIGRG; encoded by the coding sequence ATGACAATAGGATATTGCGTAAAGTGCCGAGATAAAAGAGACATCGAAGGCGCAAAACCATACACCATGAAAAATGGCAAACCAGCTCTAAAAGGCACCTGCCCAAAATGCAGCACAGCCATTTTTAGAATCGGTAGAGGCTAG
- a CDS encoding HD domain-containing protein, with amino-acid sequence MRNEILSLIVESGMDQDCFTEMLDYTIELFETQGLGSDYYGYHNINHELEVTHVALLSANLNNTSKRFAKDDLKYLYAAALFHDFDPQKSVDKPHEENVLRFISSDKKLRKLLDDAKLDIEIIKVLILRTTYPWSGTLRENAEKQIKECFKNSPLTRDNQSKQEHFMNLGWYLSVVDRISGYALGNFSKAMEMAKMNAHALAWRPSLIVRSSVAYFEELLNKETEMCRFILESLPTNMRKNFFDTVLAFMNIRQQEISIQANYTYDNLKLVPTIEKIDTRKDPEFMKTLFSIFLELPKPLQFARDNFEESVKDQNIILNTLRLNDCHGEIVGFAKGGPLENYRLRPEIRDENYGLNNTIFLEPLALKMGYWGLKGGSEMRHMFIMQAHAKKYKYLTSFALRDVITSRVDKENAEFVTRFDPERWDYYRIKI; translated from the coding sequence ATGCGTAATGAGATTTTGAGCCTGATTGTAGAAAGCGGCATGGACCAAGATTGCTTTACTGAGATGCTAGACTATACCATCGAGTTATTTGAGACGCAAGGATTAGGAAGTGATTATTACGGCTATCACAACATCAATCATGAATTAGAAGTAACTCATGTTGCCCTTTTATCTGCAAATCTAAACAACACTTCAAAAAGATTCGCCAAGGATGATTTGAAGTATCTTTATGCTGCAGCTTTATTTCATGACTTTGATCCTCAAAAAAGCGTAGACAAACCACATGAAGAAAATGTTTTGAGATTTATTTCATCAGATAAAAAATTAAGAAAATTATTAGATGATGCAAAATTAGACATTGAAATAATCAAAGTGTTAATTCTTAGAACAACATATCCATGGAGTGGAACACTTAGGGAAAATGCAGAAAAACAGATCAAAGAATGTTTTAAAAATTCACCATTAACAAGAGACAATCAATCAAAACAAGAGCATTTTATGAATCTAGGATGGTATCTTTCAGTAGTAGACAGAATTAGTGGTTATGCATTAGGAAATTTTTCAAAAGCTATGGAGATGGCAAAAATGAATGCACATGCTTTAGCATGGAGACCATCACTCATTGTAAGAAGCTCCGTAGCGTATTTTGAAGAATTATTAAATAAAGAAACTGAGATGTGTAGATTCATTTTAGAGTCATTGCCAACGAACATGAGAAAGAATTTTTTTGATACAGTATTAGCATTTATGAATATTAGGCAACAAGAGATCTCAATACAAGCAAACTATACTTATGATAATCTAAAATTAGTTCCAACGATTGAAAAGATCGATACTAGAAAAGATCCAGAGTTTATGAAGACTTTATTTTCAATATTTTTAGAACTGCCAAAACCATTACAATTTGCAAGAGACAATTTTGAAGAATCAGTAAAAGATCAGAACATAATTCTCAACACTTTAAGATTAAATGATTGTCATGGAGAAATAGTAGGATTTGCAAAGGGAGGACCTTTGGAAAATTATAGATTAAGACCAGAGATAAGAGATGAAAATTACGGATTAAACAATACAATATTCTTGGAGCCTCTGGCATTAAAAATGGGATATTGGGGACTAAAAGGAGGAAGTGAAATGCGCCACATGTTTATCATGCAGGCTCATGCTAAAAAATACAAGTATCTTACCAGTTTTGCCTTAAGAGACGTAATAACATCAAGGGTTGATAAAGAGAATGCTGAGTTTGTCACAAGATTTGATCCAGAAAGATGGGATTACTATAGGATCAAGATTTAA
- a CDS encoding DEAD/DEAH box helicase, with protein MATSMENFGTLEYVLDKYSKIWSWKITGQRAVSMISRLVPEAWYGENTDEVIIPDSVESVKQIKLIMDRYPLEILSKSAWQRKIVKTYTPKPVIPPVKYNLNRAKTGEQFRGKLLNFQREGLDFLLKSSGNALLADEMGLGKTVQTLSYVATEKQTFPVLVVAPLVTLNNWEREISKFLKKKSRNGRIIESESPTSTIIRTGKSKELPVTDFYIINYELLYKRLSDLSKLNIRTIVCDEVHNLRSKTTQKYKAVKKLAALPSISYRIGLSGTPIYNRGSEIWPIVDILRPGLLGSFKEFCEYFCYVNEKGKAIVLENKRASLRNELQKHVMLRRKKSDVLKELKDKVRYKEVIDADTDYYLDELGKIWNKLEEEQKDAETAFDKSASYQRAIQSERQIAGIAKVPHVINFVKNIMEIEESVVVFCHHKVIHKLLHTSLEEFSPVTIIGGQSDKTRQEQIDKFQKGESKLMIAGIRAGNVGINLTRAKYVIFAELDWSPAIHRQAEDRLHRIGQKNTVFAYYLIGKGTLDDHVANILVDKSYEIDSIMDETADTYENRDKAELILAQIHDKIKST; from the coding sequence ATGGCGACATCCATGGAAAATTTTGGAACATTAGAGTATGTTTTAGACAAATATTCAAAAATTTGGAGTTGGAAGATTACCGGTCAACGAGCTGTCAGTATGATATCTAGACTCGTGCCTGAAGCATGGTATGGTGAAAATACTGATGAAGTAATAATTCCAGACAGTGTTGAAAGTGTAAAACAGATAAAATTGATTATGGATCGTTATCCTCTTGAAATTCTATCTAAATCTGCATGGCAACGAAAAATTGTAAAAACATATACTCCAAAACCAGTCATTCCTCCTGTAAAATATAATCTCAATCGTGCAAAAACAGGAGAGCAATTCCGTGGAAAACTGCTGAATTTCCAAAGAGAAGGATTAGATTTCCTGCTAAAATCATCAGGAAATGCATTACTTGCTGATGAGATGGGCTTGGGAAAAACTGTACAAACATTATCTTATGTTGCAACTGAAAAACAAACCTTCCCCGTACTTGTTGTTGCCCCATTAGTTACTTTGAACAATTGGGAAAGAGAAATTTCAAAATTTTTAAAGAAAAAAAGTAGAAATGGAAGAATCATTGAATCCGAATCTCCTACATCTACTATAATCAGAACTGGAAAATCTAAAGAACTACCTGTGACTGATTTTTACATCATAAATTATGAATTACTTTACAAACGTCTTTCTGATTTATCAAAATTAAATATTCGAACAATTGTTTGTGATGAGGTTCATAATCTAAGATCAAAAACTACTCAAAAATACAAAGCTGTTAAAAAACTAGCCGCACTTCCTTCAATTTCGTATAGAATTGGTTTGTCTGGCACTCCGATTTACAACAGAGGCTCTGAAATATGGCCAATTGTTGATATTTTGAGACCCGGACTACTTGGAAGTTTCAAAGAATTTTGTGAATACTTTTGTTATGTAAATGAAAAAGGCAAAGCGATTGTACTTGAAAACAAACGAGCCTCACTTCGAAATGAATTGCAAAAACATGTCATGCTTAGGCGAAAAAAGTCTGATGTTCTAAAGGAATTAAAAGATAAAGTTAGATACAAAGAAGTCATTGATGCTGATACTGACTATTATCTTGATGAACTAGGGAAAATATGGAATAAACTTGAAGAAGAACAAAAAGATGCTGAAACCGCATTTGACAAATCAGCATCATATCAAAGAGCAATTCAAAGCGAACGACAGATTGCTGGCATTGCCAAAGTTCCACACGTGATTAATTTTGTTAAAAACATTATGGAGATAGAGGAAAGCGTAGTAGTATTTTGTCATCACAAAGTAATTCATAAATTATTACATACAAGTCTTGAAGAATTTTCTCCAGTTACAATTATTGGTGGACAATCAGATAAAACTCGTCAAGAACAAATTGACAAATTCCAAAAAGGAGAATCAAAACTTATGATAGCTGGTATACGAGCTGGAAACGTAGGAATTAATTTGACTAGAGCTAAATATGTCATTTTTGCAGAACTGGATTGGAGTCCTGCTATACATCGACAAGCTGAAGATAGATTGCATAGAATCGGTCAAAAAAATACTGTCTTTGCATATTATCTTATTGGAAAAGGAACACTTGATGATCACGTTGCAAATATTTTAGTTGATAAAAGTTATGAGATTGACTCCATTATGGATGAGACAGCTGACACGTATGAAAATAGGGATAAAGCCGAATTAATTCTAGCGCAAATCCATGATAAAATAAAGTCAACCTAG
- a CDS encoding superoxide dismutase, with translation MVKYELPRLPYGYDELEPFIDTQTMETHHQKHHQAYVDGLNKTLAKISGEFHPQYITSILSDLHTIPESVRNDVSFFGGGFENHKLFWETMTPKNDGDPGGKLGDSIDVYFDNFENFKKVFSNKALSIEGSGWCWLVFNQTFNKIEIVTTANQDSPWSIRKIPLLGLDMWEHSYYLKYNNRKPDYISNWWNIVNWDYVENRFAEIAD, from the coding sequence ATGGTCAAATATGAATTGCCTAGATTGCCTTATGGATATGATGAACTTGAACCATTCATTGATACTCAAACCATGGAAACACACCATCAAAAACATCATCAGGCATATGTTGATGGATTAAACAAAACATTAGCAAAAATTTCAGGAGAGTTTCATCCTCAATACATTACATCTATTCTCTCTGATCTACATACCATTCCTGAATCTGTCCGAAATGACGTATCTTTTTTTGGCGGTGGTTTTGAAAATCATAAATTATTTTGGGAAACAATGACTCCAAAAAATGATGGTGATCCTGGCGGTAAGTTAGGTGATTCAATTGATGTGTACTTTGATAACTTTGAAAATTTTAAAAAAGTATTCTCAAACAAAGCACTGTCTATTGAGGGCAGTGGATGGTGTTGGCTTGTATTTAATCAAACTTTTAATAAAATAGAGATAGTCACTACTGCCAATCAAGACAGTCCTTGGTCAATAAGGAAAATCCCTCTTTTAGGTTTGGATATGTGGGAGCACTCTTACTATCTAAAATATAATAATCGAAAACCTGACTATATTTCAAATTGGTGGAATATAGTGAATTGGGATTATGTTGAAAATCGATTTGCCGAGATAGCTGATTAA
- a CDS encoding TATA-box-binding protein codes for MPQSKPIISVVNVVASASVDQKIDLNDITKKFPDTEYNPDQFPGLVFRLQNPKTATLIFRTGKMVCTGGKSEEMAIKAVNTVVQKLRKGGIKVKKDAEITVQNIVASINLGGKVHLEKAARTLPRSMYEPEQFPGLIHRMLDPKTVILIFSSGKLVCTGAKNESDVFRSVHNLHALLEEKNLMIYDQ; via the coding sequence ATGCCTCAATCAAAACCAATCATTAGTGTTGTAAACGTGGTTGCCTCTGCATCTGTGGATCAAAAAATCGATCTAAATGATATTACTAAAAAATTTCCGGATACTGAATACAATCCAGACCAATTTCCAGGATTGGTCTTTAGACTACAAAATCCAAAAACAGCGACCCTTATCTTTAGAACCGGAAAGATGGTATGCACTGGTGGAAAATCTGAAGAAATGGCAATTAAGGCGGTAAATACCGTTGTCCAAAAACTTCGAAAAGGTGGAATTAAAGTAAAAAAGGATGCAGAAATTACAGTTCAAAATATCGTAGCTTCAATTAATCTAGGTGGAAAAGTGCATCTTGAAAAAGCTGCTAGAACCTTACCTAGAAGCATGTATGAGCCAGAACAATTTCCAGGGTTAATTCATAGAATGTTAGACCCAAAAACTGTCATATTGATATTTTCATCTGGAAAACTTGTTTGTACTGGAGCAAAAAATGAATCTGATGTATTTCGTTCTGTTCATAACTTGCATGCCTTACTAGAAGAAAAAAATCTAATGATATATGATCAATAG